One Vigna unguiculata cultivar IT97K-499-35 chromosome 11, ASM411807v1, whole genome shotgun sequence DNA window includes the following coding sequences:
- the LOC114170553 gene encoding uncharacterized protein LOC114170553: protein MAISGVMKTKMKSRMERDEELTLFRELRKRQNEHVSSLLHCVNSEEFECGTNNDTPGNFSLYRIASGKKEYGLEFLETNKNDYDWLKTPPATPLFPSLEMEPGPQLVVQKEIPISQAITRFAWKEMEAPKPKSNDGKTTHTNSTKPKLSTRSMTPSHTRQRPSTIKNTHEQQTNTSLTIPSKSSNVKSDHEAANSTKSTPQKQTNNADFLALNVKKSTETNESQRKPRTRGVSPSVKSRVALASNIMELSNEAPPNLRTDQRPSSTTRGRSTTRSSTVSGFQNRDPIPRTYRPSRSPSPSMANGSWNQLDRTQKNLRANKETFTLAASPNEGRTHFKGSKMVEKVVNARKLGMNQVDRETKAKAFKTRV from the exons ATGGCGATTAGTGGTGTGATGAAGACGAAGATGAAATCGCGCATGGAACGAGACGAAGAGTTAACACTTTTCAGGGAATTGAGAAAGCGCCAGAATGAACACGTCTCAAGCCTCTTGCATTGTGTTAATTCTGAAGAGTTTGAATGTGGAACTAACAATGACACTCCTG GTAATTTTTCACTGTACAGAATTGCATCAGGGAAGAAAGAATATGGTTTAGAGTTTCtggaaacaaacaaaaatgattATGATTG gttgaaaacaCCACCAGCTACTCCTCTGTTTCCATCCCTTGAAATGGAACCAGGTCCTCAACTTGTTGTTCAAAAGGAGATACCAATTTCTCAGGCCATCACAAGA TTTGCATGGAAAGAAATGGAAGCACCAAAACCCAAATCAAATGATGGAAAAACAACTCACACCAACTCAACCAAACCAAAACTTTCAACAAGATCAATGACCCCAAGTCACACTAGGCAAAGACCAAGCACCATCAAGAACACACATGAACAACAAACAAACACTTCCCTAACCATTCCCAGCAAGAGCAGCAATGTCAAAAGTGACCATGAAGCAGCCAACAGCACAAAATCCACGCCCCAAAAGCAAACCAACAATGCCGATTTCCTTGCTTTGAATGTCAAGAAAAGCACAGAAACAAACGAGTCACAGAGAAAGCCAAGAACTAGAGGCGTTTCTCCATCCGTGAAATCAAGGGTTGCACTTGCGAGTAATATCATGGAACTCTCCAATGAGGCACCGCCAAATCTAAGGACAGATCAGAGGCCAAGTTCCACCACACGAGGAAGAAGCACAACTCGATCTTCTACGGTTTCAGGGTTTCAAAATCGGGACCCTATTCCAAGAACTTATAGACCATCAAGGTCACCATCACCAAGCATGGCTAATGGTAGTTGGAATCAGTTAGACAGAACCCAGAAGAACTTGAGGGCAAATAAAGAAACATTCACTCTAGCAGCAAGCCCTAATGAAGGAAGAACACATTTTAAGGGAAGTAAGATGGTAGAGAAAGTGGTGAATGCTAGAAAGTTAGGTATGAATCAAGTGGATAGAGAAACCAAAGCAAAAGCTTTCAAAACTAGGGTATGA
- the LOC114170549 gene encoding probable choline kinase 2, whose translation MVTFVLGAAEEATPNPVNNKAVDAENVVSSDHAEIPGSSEIKGTEVPKETSAKEGEYSIPSEATEILKSLAAKWENVIDANALKIIPLKGAMTNEVYQIKWKTTEGESSRKVLTRIYGEGTAFFFDRGVEVKTFEFMSKSGQGPRLLGRFDNGRIEEFIHARTLSASDLREPSTSALIAAKMKEFHDIDMPGQKTVNLWDRLRDWLKEAKRLSSPEDVEAFKLNSLDNEISTLEKELSGSKQCIGFCHNDLQYGNIMLDEESCSVTLIDYEYASYNPVAYDIANHFNEMAANYHTDTPHVLDFTKYPDLEERRRFVQAYLSSSGEQPSDTEVQQLVDEVEKYALASHLLWGIWGVISLHVNKIEFKYREYAEQRFQQYWSRKTPVVSSNDSSDHDNGLQAAASTTHHRAGRLIGIPRRLKRLFNLGFFRSKH comes from the exons ATGGTGACTTTTGTTCTGGGGGCGGCAGAAGAGGCCACACCAAATCCTGTGAATAACAAAGCTGTTGATGCAGAAAATGTAGTTAGTAGTGATCATGCAGAGATTCCAGGTAGTAGTGAAATAAAGGGCACAGAAGTTCCTAAAGAAACCTCTGCCAAAGAAGGAGAATATTCCATTCCTAGTGAAGCAACTGAGATACTGAAATCATTGGCAGCTAAATGGGAGAATGTAATCGATGCCAATGCATTGAAAATAATCCCTCTTAAAGGGGCAATGACAAATGAGGTTTACCAGATAAAATGGAAGACAACAGAAGGAGAATCCTCAAGAAAGGTTCTGACAAGAATCTATGGCGAGGGCACTGCTTTTTTCTTTGATAGGGGAGTTGAGGTCAAGACATTTGAATTTATGTCAAAGAGTGGACAAGGGCCTCGTTTGCTTGGAAGGTTTGATAATGGTCGCATTGAGGAATTCATCCATGCAAGG ACATTATCAGCATCTGATCTGCGAGAGCCATCTACTTCTGCCCTCATAGCAGCCAAAATGAAGGAGTTTCATGATATTGATATGCCTGGTCAAAAGACTGTGAACCTTTGGGATAGGTTAAG AGATTGGCTTAAGGAAGCCAAACGCTTGAGTTCTCCTGAAGATGTTGAAGCATTTAAATTGAACAGTTTGGACAATGAAATATCTACTTTGGAAAAAGAATTATCAGGCTCTAAGCAATGCATAGGATTTTGCCACAACGATTTGCAATATGGTAACATAATGCTTGATGAAGAGTCCTGTTCTGTCACCCTTATC GATTATGAATATGCAAGTTACAATCCTGTGGCCTATGATATAGCAAACCACTTCAATGAGATGGCTGCCAATTATCACACAGATACTCCACATGTTCTTGACTTCACTAAATACCCTG ATTTGGAAGAGCGTCGACGATTTGTCCAAGCATATTTGAGTTCCTCAG GTGAGCAACCTAGTGACACTGAAGTACAGCAATTGGTTGATGAAGTTGAGAAGTATGCACTTGCAAGCCATCTATTGTGGGGCATTTGGGGAGTAATTTCG TTGcatgtaaataaaattgagtTTAAGTACAGGGAATATGCAGAACAGAGGTTCCAACAGTATTGGTCAAGGAAAACTCCTGTTGTGAGCTCTAATGACTCTTCTGATCATGATAATG GCCTGCAAGCAGCAGCATCGACCACTCACCATAGAGCAGGTAGGCTCATTGGTATCCCTAGGAGATTGAAGAGATTGTTTAATCTTGGTTTTTTCAGATCGAAACACTAG
- the LOC114169026 gene encoding probable carboxylesterase 15, protein MVHQKKLVDEVSGWLRLYDDGSVDRTWTGPPEVKFMVEPVPAHDEFLNGVAVRDTVTNNNVRVRLYLPEKVSNEEKLPIFLHFHGGGFCISEPDWFMYYQFYSELARLARVIVVSCFLRHAPENRLPAAIDDGFSALLWVHDVAGRETEEPWLEKHGDFRRVFLIGDSSGANIVHEVAARAGKTQLKQISVAGGIPIHPGVMRSTRSRSELEKPQSPFLTLEMVDKFMSLALPLGSTKDHPIACPMGDGAPPLSGLKLPPFLLCLAEMDLIFDTEMEYYEAMRKANKDVELFVNEGVTHSFYLNKIAVDMDPNTGAQTHALIARIKRFVEEH, encoded by the coding sequence ATGGTCCACCAGAAGAAGCTCGTGGATGAAGTGTCCGGTTGGCTTAGACTCTACGATGACGGTTCGGTAGACCGGACATGGACCGGTCCACCAGAGGTCAAATTCATGGTCGAACCGGTTCCTGCCCATGACGAATTCCTCAATGGAGTTGCTGTTCGTGATACTGTAACGAACAACAATGTCCGTGTACGACTTTACTTGCCGGAGAAAGTCTCCAACGAGGAGAAACTTCCCATCTTTCTTCACTTTCACGGTGGCGGGTTCTGCATAAGTGAACCGGATTGGTTCATGTACTATCAGTTTTACTCAGAACTCGCTCGGTTAGCTCGAGTCATCGTTGTGTCTTGTTTCCTTCGTCATGCTCCAGAAAATCGTCTTCCTGCAGCAATCGACGACGGTTTTTCTGCTCTTCTCTGGGTACATGATGTAGCCGGAAGAGAAACGGAAGAGCCGTGGCTTGAAAAACACGGTGATTTTCGTCGTGTTTTTCTGATCGGAGATAGCTCCGGTGCGAATATTGTGCATGAAGTGGCTGCACGAGCTGGGAAGACTCAACTGAAACAGATAAGCGTAGCCGGAGGGATCCCAATTCATCCGGGGGTGATGAGGTCGACGCGGAGCAGGTCAGAGTTGGAGAAACCGCAATCTCCATTTTTGACTTTGGAGATGGTGGACAAGTTCATGAGCTTGGCATTGCCATTGGGTTCAACCAAGGACCACCCCATTGCGTGCCCCATGGGTGACGGCGCTCCGCCGCTGAGCGGGCTGAAACTGCCGCCGTTTCTGCTGTGCCTGGCGGAGATGGACTTGATCTTTGACACAGAGATGGAGTACTACGAAGCCATGCGGAAGGCCAACAAGGATGTGGAGTTGTTTGTTAACGAAGGAGTGACTCATAGTTTCTATCTCAACAAAATTGCTGTGGATATGGATCCAAATACTGGTGCTCAAACGCATGCTCTTATTGCTAGAATCAAACGGTTCGTTGAAGAGCATTAA
- the LOC114168345 gene encoding WAT1-related protein At5g07050-like, protein MATEKLGGCAKFFASSKPYLAMISLQFGYAGMNIITKVSLNQGMSHYVLVVYRHAFATAVIAPFAFIFERKGQPKITFPVFMQIFILALLGPVIDQNFYYAGLKLTSPTFSCAMSNMLPAMTFVMAVFCRMEKINMKQVRCIAKVVGTLVTVAGAMLMTLYRGPIVEMFWAKHPHNKANGATSTGSLDKDWFLGCIFLIIATLAWASLFVLQAKAIQTYKNHQLSLTSLVCFIGTVQAIAVTFVVEHNPSVWRIGWDMNLLAAAYAGIVTSSISYYVQGLVIKKKGPVFATAFSPLMMIIVAIMGSFILAEQIYLGGVIGAILIVIGLYSVLWGKHKEQIESKVADEIPLPVKDGQSSVISGLNMMDVTNDFSEEKYVQKEDFKNNKASSVVISMPIAEPLTKDNKEGKA, encoded by the exons atggCTACCGAAAAGCTTGGAGGTTGTGCAAAGTTCTTTGCAAGCTCCAAACCCTACTTGGCTATGATCTCTCTGCAGTTTGGCTATGCTGGCATGAACATCATCACAAAGGTTTCTCTCAACCAAGGCATGAGCCACTATGTTCTTGTGGTTTATCGTCACGCTTTCGCAACTGCTGTTATAGCTCCTTTTGCATTTATCTTTGAAAG gaaAGGTCAACCGAAGATAACATTTCCAGTTTTCATGCAAATTTTTATCCTAGCTCTTCTTGG GCCAGTGATTGATCAAAATTTCTACTATGCTGGGTTGAAGCTCACATCCCCAACCTTCTCATGTGCAATGAGCAACATGCTTCCAGCTATGACTTTTGTGATGGCTGTGTTTTGCAG AATGGAGAAGATAAACATGAAGCAAGTGAGATGCATAGCAAAGGTAGTGGGAACATTAGTGACAGTTGCAGGGGCTATGCTAATGACCTTATACAGAGGTCCTATAGTGGAGATGTTTTGGGCCAAACATCCCCACAATAAGGCCAATGGAGCAACCAGCACAGGATCATTGGACAAAGATTGGTTCTTAGGATgcatctttcttatcattgccACCCTTGCATGGGCTTCACTCTTTGTTTTACAA GCCAAAGCTATACAAACCTACAAGAATCATCAACTCAGCCTCACTTCACTTGTGTGCTTTATAGGCACTGTTCAAGCTATTGCTGTTACTTTTGTTGTTGAACACAACCCTTCTGTTTGGAGAATTGGCTGGGATATGAACTTACTTGCTGCTGCATATGCT GGGATTGTGACATCAAGTATATCATATTATGTACAAGGACTGGTGATTAAGAAGAAAGGACCTGTCTTTGCAACTGCTTTTAGTCCTTTAATGATGATCATTGTTGCCATCATGGGTTCCTTTATCCTTGCTGAACAAATTTATCTTGGAGG AGTGATTGGTGCCATCTTAATTGTGATAGGTTTATACTCAGTTCTATGGGGAAagcacaaagaacaaatagaGAGTAAAGTGGCAGATGAAATTCCATTGCCAGTAAAAGATGGTCAAAGTTCTGTAATTTCAGGGCTAAATATGATGGATGTGACAAATGATTTTAGTGAAGAAAAATATGTTCAGAAAGAAGATTTCAAGAATAACAAGGCCTCCTCAGTTGTAATAAGCATGCCTATTGCAGAGCCTCTAACCAAAGATAACAAAGAGGGAAAGGCTTAA